One Streptomyces lincolnensis genomic region harbors:
- a CDS encoding DUF4240 domain-containing protein, giving the protein MDETEFWELVDSARETAEGDPEEQADLLVDRLLQLDPESVLDFARHFESRYNRAYTWDLWGAAWVLLDGVSDDAFDFFRCWLIGQGREVYEGAVHDPDSLADLLDDFDEEIDGDGEELGYSADEAYEQLTGAVAPDLGIPPAPAEPEGTPVDFENEGVLAERYPKLWERFRG; this is encoded by the coding sequence ATGGACGAGACGGAGTTCTGGGAGCTGGTCGACAGCGCCCGCGAGACGGCCGAGGGTGACCCCGAGGAGCAGGCCGACCTGCTCGTGGACCGGCTGCTCCAGCTGGACCCCGAGTCGGTCCTCGACTTCGCCCGTCACTTCGAGTCCCGCTACAACCGCGCCTACACCTGGGACCTGTGGGGTGCCGCCTGGGTCCTGCTGGACGGGGTGAGCGACGACGCCTTCGACTTCTTCCGGTGCTGGCTGATCGGCCAGGGGCGCGAGGTCTACGAGGGGGCGGTGCACGATCCCGACTCGCTGGCCGACCTCCTGGACGACTTCGACGAGGAGATCGACGGCGACGGCGAGGAGCTCGGTTACTCCGCGGACGAGGCGTACGAACAGCTCACCGGCGCCGTCGCCCCCGACCTGGGCATTCCGCCCGCGCCCGCGGAGCCCGAGGGGACGCCCGTGGACTTCGAGAACGAAGGGGTGCTGGCGGAGCGGTATCCCAAGCTGTGGGAGCGCTTCAGGGGCTGA
- a CDS encoding peptidoglycan recognition protein, producing the protein MCVSRAPHRRRKRRGRIPGAALALLGALPGLAAAGALALCANGVEHTVAARSRQAAVARAATAPHSAPRPHIVPRSAWADGTGEANTVARTPPPPRYDDKVLAVFVHHTDSPNSYDCAESPRIIRYLAAGQTGTRDWDDIGYNFLVDRCGVIYEGRAGGTGRPVTGAHTQGFNHRTTGVAALGTFTAGVTVPKAMTDAIAALAAWKLGLAGVDPRATVRLVSSNGLSRYASGTTAALPALAGHDEGYMTSCPGAALSARLPEIRELAARLQGRP; encoded by the coding sequence ATGTGTGTCTCGCGCGCACCGCACAGGAGGCGCAAACGGCGCGGCCGAATACCGGGCGCCGCGCTGGCGCTGCTCGGCGCGCTGCCCGGCCTGGCCGCCGCCGGCGCGCTGGCGCTGTGCGCGAACGGCGTGGAACACACCGTCGCGGCCCGCTCCCGGCAGGCCGCCGTCGCCCGCGCGGCCACCGCCCCGCACTCCGCGCCCCGGCCGCACATCGTGCCCAGATCCGCCTGGGCGGACGGCACCGGCGAGGCCAACACCGTCGCCCGCACCCCGCCGCCCCCGCGCTACGACGACAAGGTCCTCGCGGTCTTCGTCCACCACACCGACTCGCCCAACTCCTACGACTGCGCCGAGTCGCCCCGCATCATCCGCTACCTCGCCGCCGGCCAGACCGGCACCCGCGACTGGGACGACATCGGCTACAACTTCCTCGTCGACCGCTGCGGCGTCATCTACGAGGGCCGCGCGGGCGGCACCGGCCGGCCCGTGACCGGCGCGCACACCCAGGGCTTCAACCACCGCACCACCGGCGTCGCCGCCCTCGGCACCTTCACCGCCGGCGTCACCGTCCCGAAGGCCATGACCGACGCGATCGCCGCGCTGGCCGCCTGGAAACTGGGCCTGGCCGGCGTCGACCCGCGCGCCACCGTCCGGCTGGTCTCCAGCAACGGCCTCAGCCGGTACGCGTCCGGCACCACGGCCGCCCTGCCCGCCCTGGCGGGCCACGACGAGGGCTATATGACGAGCTGCCCCGGCGCCGCACTGAGCGCCCGCCTGCCGGAGATCAGAGAGCTGGCGGCCCGCCTGCAAGGGCGCCCGTGA
- a CDS encoding GntR family transcriptional regulator codes for MTAPVVHSLREQIREHIVEGIVSGRWKPGERIVERRIATELEVSQTPVREALRELESLRLIESAPNKGVRVRNLTAADLEESYPVRAGLEAIAAELAAERLAQDCSALEPHVTALYEADRESDGTGQVRHTVGFHRELVRAAGNSVLLHTWEGLGIEVFTALSIRWLGTVQQSYAEEHEELVAAFRRRDPRIAEIVKAHVLGCAPRP; via the coding sequence ATGACCGCGCCCGTCGTCCACTCGCTGCGCGAACAGATCCGCGAGCACATCGTGGAGGGGATCGTCAGTGGGCGCTGGAAGCCGGGCGAGCGGATCGTGGAGCGACGGATCGCGACCGAGCTGGAGGTCAGCCAGACGCCGGTGCGGGAGGCCCTGCGGGAGCTGGAGTCGCTGCGGCTGATCGAGTCGGCACCGAACAAGGGCGTCCGGGTGCGGAACCTGACGGCGGCCGACCTGGAGGAGAGCTATCCGGTCCGGGCCGGTCTGGAGGCGATCGCGGCGGAGCTGGCGGCGGAGCGGCTGGCACAGGACTGCTCGGCGCTGGAGCCGCATGTCACCGCGCTCTACGAGGCCGACCGCGAGTCCGACGGCACGGGCCAGGTGCGGCACACGGTCGGCTTCCACCGGGAGCTGGTCCGCGCGGCGGGCAACTCGGTCCTCCTGCACACCTGGGAGGGCCTCGGCATCGAGGTGTTCACCGCCCTGTCCATCCGCTGGCTGGGCACGGTCCAGCAGTCCTACGCGGAGGAGCACGAGGAGCTGGTGGCCGCGTTCCGGCGCCGGGATCCGCGGATCGCGGAGATCGTGAAGGCACACGTCCTGGGCTGCGCGCCGCGGCCATAG
- a CDS encoding helix-turn-helix transcriptional regulator — MRAARLIKMVLLLQSRPSMTAAELARELEVSERTVTRDAQALSEAGVPVYADRGRAGGYRLIGGYRTRLTGLARGEAEALFLSGVPGALREMGLEDAASAARLKVSAALLPSVRDASRAAAQRFHLDAPSWFKEPKTPELLPAVADAVWDDRRVTAHYWRGEGEVVRELEPYGLVLKAGVWYLCARVAGHGSYRVYRIDRFTAVDAGEERFARDEEFDLPGFWEERAEQFARSILRAEVVVRLSADGVRALPYAVGRPSAEEALEAAGAPDEDGRVTVTLAVESEEVAHSQLASLGPEVEVLTPESLRTRFARDAARLARLYGT, encoded by the coding sequence ATGCGTGCTGCTCGTCTCATCAAAATGGTGCTGCTGCTCCAGTCCCGGCCGTCGATGACCGCCGCCGAGCTGGCGCGGGAGCTGGAGGTGTCGGAGCGGACCGTGACGCGGGACGCGCAGGCGCTGTCGGAGGCGGGGGTCCCGGTGTACGCGGACCGGGGCCGGGCCGGGGGCTACCGGCTGATCGGCGGATACCGGACGCGGCTGACGGGGCTGGCCCGCGGCGAGGCGGAGGCGCTGTTCCTGAGCGGGGTGCCGGGGGCGCTGCGGGAGATGGGCCTTGAGGACGCCGCCTCGGCGGCCCGGCTGAAGGTGTCGGCGGCCCTGCTCCCCTCCGTGCGGGACGCCTCCCGTGCGGCGGCGCAGCGCTTCCACCTGGACGCGCCGAGCTGGTTCAAGGAGCCCAAGACGCCCGAGCTGCTGCCGGCCGTCGCGGACGCGGTCTGGGACGACCGTCGGGTCACGGCGCACTACTGGCGCGGCGAGGGCGAGGTGGTGCGCGAGCTGGAGCCGTACGGTCTCGTGCTCAAGGCGGGCGTCTGGTACCTGTGCGCGCGGGTCGCGGGGCACGGCTCGTACCGGGTGTACCGCATCGACCGGTTCACGGCGGTGGACGCGGGCGAGGAACGGTTCGCGCGGGACGAGGAGTTCGACCTGCCGGGCTTCTGGGAGGAGCGGGCCGAGCAGTTCGCGCGGTCCATCCTGCGCGCGGAGGTCGTCGTACGGCTGTCCGCGGACGGTGTCCGGGCCCTGCCGTACGCCGTCGGCCGGCCGTCCGCCGAGGAGGCGCTGGAGGCCGCGGGCGCCCCGGACGAGGACGGCCGGGTGACCGTGACGCTCGCCGTGGAGTCCGAGGAGGTGGCGCACAGCCAGCTGGCCTCGCTGGGGCCCGAGGTGGAGGTGCTGACGCCGGAGAGCCTGCGGACGCGCTTCGCGCGGGACGCGGCACGACTCGCCCGGCTGTACGGGACATAA
- a CDS encoding MarP family serine protease, which translates to MDLLDILLLLVILAYAASGYRRGLVAGCVSLAGFVGGAVVGVWVLPWMMDLVSPGTTTATVTAVLTVLVPAAVGHELAGRLALRLRRELDRGPLRAADGVGGAVANSVAVLIVAWVAASVLGASSSPLVTTAIRDSALLGAVQDTMPDTTPSWFSRATSALTEAGFPQVFNPFENESTAEVARPTGDSVTAAATNAAKLSTVKIEGVSGNQGREGSGFVYSPQHVMTNAHVVAGIDEPGVRVGGVGRSYAARVVLFDPDKDVAVLYVPDLQAPVLKFDDSATRGDSAVVAGYPQDGDLNLQAATVANRVRANGQNIYNDALVTREIYSIRSTVRPGNSGGPLLTTDGRVFGVVFARSTSDDETGYVLTADEVANDARSAANATEPVGTGELISS; encoded by the coding sequence GTGGACCTGCTCGACATCCTGCTGTTGCTGGTGATCCTCGCCTACGCGGCGTCCGGCTACCGGCGCGGACTGGTGGCCGGCTGTGTCTCGCTCGCGGGTTTCGTGGGCGGCGCGGTCGTCGGTGTGTGGGTGCTGCCCTGGATGATGGACCTGGTGTCACCGGGGACGACCACGGCGACGGTGACCGCGGTCCTGACCGTGCTGGTCCCGGCCGCGGTGGGGCACGAACTGGCCGGGCGACTCGCGCTCCGGCTGCGCCGCGAGCTGGACCGGGGGCCGCTCAGGGCGGCCGACGGGGTCGGCGGGGCCGTGGCGAACTCGGTGGCCGTGCTGATCGTGGCCTGGGTGGCCGCGAGCGTGCTCGGCGCCTCCTCCTCCCCGCTGGTGACCACGGCGATCCGGGACTCGGCGCTGCTGGGCGCCGTGCAGGACACCATGCCGGACACCACTCCCTCCTGGTTCTCGCGGGCCACCTCCGCGCTCACCGAGGCGGGCTTCCCGCAGGTCTTCAACCCCTTCGAGAACGAGTCGACGGCCGAGGTCGCCAGGCCCACCGGCGACAGCGTCACCGCCGCCGCCACCAACGCCGCCAAGCTGAGCACCGTGAAGATCGAGGGCGTCTCGGGCAACCAGGGCCGCGAGGGCAGCGGCTTCGTGTACTCCCCGCAGCACGTGATGACCAACGCGCACGTGGTGGCCGGCATCGACGAGCCGGGCGTGCGGGTCGGCGGGGTCGGGCGGTCGTACGCGGCACGGGTGGTGCTGTTCGATCCGGACAAGGACGTGGCCGTGCTGTACGTGCCCGATCTTCAGGCGCCCGTACTGAAGTTCGACGACAGCGCCACGCGCGGCGACTCGGCGGTCGTCGCCGGTTATCCGCAGGACGGCGACCTGAACCTCCAGGCGGCGACCGTCGCGAACCGGGTGCGGGCGAACGGGCAGAACATCTACAACGACGCGCTCGTCACCCGCGAGATCTACTCGATCCGCTCCACCGTCCGCCCCGGCAACTCCGGCGGGCCGCTGCTGACCACCGACGGCCGCGTCTTCGGCGTGGTCTTCGCCCGCTCCACCTCGGACGACGAGACGGGTTACGTCCTGACGGCGGACGAGGTCGCGAACGACGCGAGGAGCGCGGCGAACGCGACGGAACCGGTGGGCACGGGTGAGCTGATCTCGTCGTAG
- the aceE gene encoding pyruvate dehydrogenase (acetyl-transferring), homodimeric type — translation MTDPNAIQPSELDQLPDRDPEETAEWQASLDAVAKAAGPHRAAYLMRRTLERAEGNGIALPKLLETDYVNTIPTAAEPSAPGDEEMERKITAWNRWNAAAMVTRGSKHGVGGHIATFASAAWLYETGFNHFFKGKEADGSGDQLYIQGHASPGIYARAFLDGRLSEDHLDNFRRESGGNGLPSYPHPRRLPWLWEFPTVSMGLGPLSAIYQARFNRYLTHRGIKDVSASHVWAFLGDGEMDEPESTAALALASREGLDNLTFVINCNLQRLDGPVRANFKIVQELEAQFRGAGWNVVKSLWGSAWDELFQLDTTGALVRRLREVPDAQVQTYQTRDAAYIRQDFFGKDPALAEMAKLLSDDKILECFHLSRGGHEARKVYAAYRAAVEFKGAPTVILAQTVKGHTLGEGFASKNANHQMKKLTVDEFKSMRDLLELPIPDAQFVDGVVPYGHPGADSPEVRYLQERRAALGGPAPARRVHPVAPLPAPAEKAFAAFDKGSGTQNVATTMAFVRLIKDLVRDKDSGRRWVPIVPDEARTFGMESLFPSLGIYSPKGQTYEPVDRDQLMYYKEAKNGQILNEGITEAGSMADFIAASTSYATHGETMIPFYIFYSMFGWQRTADQMWQLGDQLGRGFLVGATAGRTTLTGEGLQHADGHSPVIAATNPAALTYDPAFAYEVAAIVKDGLRRMYGEAAPGEDQNVFYYLTVYNEPLPQPAKPAGTAVDEGIVKGLYRFNTAESAGVDVAAANAPRVQLLGSGTAIHWALKAQRLLAEEWGVAADVWSATSWSELRRDALEADAALLRGEERVPYVRQALQGAEGPVLAVSDYMRQVPDQIAQWVEQDYSSLGADGFGLSDTREAARRHFGVDAESVVVAALAQLARRGEVKATAVKEARAKYGL, via the coding sequence ATGACCGACCCCAACGCCATCCAGCCGAGCGAGCTCGACCAGCTCCCCGACCGGGACCCCGAGGAGACCGCCGAATGGCAGGCCTCGCTGGACGCGGTCGCCAAGGCGGCCGGCCCGCACCGTGCCGCGTACCTGATGCGCCGCACACTGGAGAGGGCGGAGGGCAACGGCATCGCGCTGCCGAAGCTCCTCGAGACCGACTACGTCAACACCATCCCCACCGCCGCCGAGCCGTCCGCGCCCGGTGACGAGGAGATGGAGCGGAAGATCACCGCGTGGAACCGCTGGAACGCGGCCGCGATGGTCACCCGCGGCTCCAAACACGGCGTCGGCGGCCACATCGCCACCTTCGCCTCCGCGGCCTGGCTCTACGAGACCGGCTTCAACCACTTCTTCAAGGGCAAGGAGGCCGACGGCTCGGGCGACCAGCTCTACATCCAGGGCCACGCCTCCCCCGGCATCTACGCCCGCGCCTTCCTCGACGGCCGGCTCAGCGAGGACCACCTCGACAACTTCCGCCGGGAGTCCGGCGGCAACGGCCTCCCGTCGTATCCGCACCCGCGCCGCCTGCCCTGGCTGTGGGAGTTCCCGACGGTGTCGATGGGCCTCGGCCCGCTCTCCGCGATCTACCAGGCGCGCTTCAACCGCTACCTGACCCACCGCGGCATCAAGGACGTCTCCGCCTCCCACGTCTGGGCCTTCCTCGGCGACGGCGAGATGGACGAGCCGGAGTCGACGGCGGCACTCGCACTGGCTTCGCGTGAGGGGCTCGACAACCTCACCTTCGTCATCAACTGCAACCTCCAGCGCCTCGACGGCCCGGTCCGCGCGAACTTCAAGATCGTGCAGGAGCTGGAGGCCCAGTTCCGCGGCGCCGGCTGGAACGTCGTCAAGTCGCTGTGGGGCTCGGCGTGGGACGAGCTGTTCCAGCTCGACACCACGGGTGCGCTCGTCCGACGGCTCCGCGAGGTACCGGACGCGCAGGTGCAGACCTACCAGACGCGCGACGCCGCCTACATCCGCCAGGACTTCTTCGGCAAGGACCCGGCGCTCGCCGAGATGGCGAAGCTGCTGAGCGACGACAAGATCCTGGAGTGCTTCCACCTCTCCCGCGGTGGCCACGAGGCGCGCAAGGTGTACGCCGCCTACAGGGCCGCCGTCGAGTTCAAGGGCGCCCCGACGGTCATCCTGGCCCAGACGGTCAAGGGCCACACCCTCGGCGAGGGCTTCGCGTCGAAGAACGCCAACCACCAGATGAAGAAGCTGACGGTGGACGAGTTCAAGAGCATGCGCGACCTGCTGGAGCTGCCGATCCCCGACGCGCAGTTCGTCGACGGGGTCGTCCCCTACGGCCACCCCGGCGCCGACTCCCCCGAGGTCCGCTACCTCCAGGAGCGCCGCGCGGCCCTCGGGGGCCCGGCCCCGGCCCGCCGGGTCCACCCCGTCGCCCCGCTGCCCGCCCCGGCGGAGAAGGCGTTCGCCGCCTTCGACAAGGGCTCCGGTACGCAGAACGTGGCGACGACGATGGCCTTCGTCCGTCTCATCAAGGACCTGGTCCGCGACAAGGACAGCGGCAGGCGCTGGGTGCCGATCGTCCCCGACGAGGCGCGCACCTTCGGCATGGAGTCGCTGTTCCCCTCGCTCGGGATCTACTCCCCCAAGGGCCAGACGTACGAGCCGGTCGACCGTGACCAGCTGATGTACTACAAGGAGGCCAAGAACGGCCAGATCCTCAACGAGGGGATCACCGAGGCCGGTTCGATGGCCGACTTCATCGCCGCGTCGACGTCGTACGCGACGCACGGCGAGACGATGATCCCGTTCTACATCTTCTACTCGATGTTCGGCTGGCAGCGCACGGCCGACCAGATGTGGCAGCTCGGCGACCAGCTCGGCCGTGGCTTCCTCGTCGGCGCGACGGCCGGCCGGACGACCCTGACGGGCGAGGGCCTCCAGCACGCCGACGGCCACTCCCCGGTCATCGCGGCCACCAACCCGGCGGCGCTGACGTACGACCCCGCCTTCGCGTACGAGGTCGCGGCGATCGTCAAGGACGGTCTGCGCCGGATGTACGGCGAGGCGGCCCCGGGCGAGGACCAGAACGTCTTCTACTACCTGACCGTCTACAACGAGCCGCTGCCGCAGCCCGCGAAGCCGGCCGGTACCGCCGTCGACGAGGGCATCGTCAAGGGCCTGTACCGCTTCAACACCGCCGAGTCGGCGGGAGTGGACGTGGCGGCGGCCAACGCCCCGCGCGTCCAGCTGCTGGGCTCCGGCACGGCGATCCACTGGGCCCTCAAGGCACAGCGGCTGCTCGCCGAGGAGTGGGGTGTGGCCGCCGACGTGTGGTCCGCGACCTCCTGGAGCGAGCTGCGGCGCGACGCGCTGGAGGCGGACGCGGCGCTGCTGCGCGGCGAGGAGCGGGTGCCGTACGTCCGTCAGGCGCTCCAGGGTGCCGAGGGTCCGGTGCTGGCGGTCTCCGACTACATGCGCCAGGTCCCCGACCAGATCGCGCAGTGGGTCGAGCAGGACTACTCCTCGCTGGGCGCGGACGGCTTCGGCCTCTCCGACACCCGCGAGGCCGCCCGCCGCCACTTCGGCGTCGACGCCGAGTCCGTCGTCGTCGCGGCCCTCGCCCAGCTCGCCCGCCGCGGCGAGGTCAAGGCGACGGCCGTGAAGGAAGCGCGCGCGAAGTACGGCCTGTAG
- a CDS encoding GNAT family N-acetyltransferase, whose amino-acid sequence MARMPVPHIRHATLADEEPLGRLDRVTWSALHSVGPRPRPPYEPFYTERFGPRDHLVAELDGTVVGYLRLGHPTPLVSNAHVRQILGFVVAEEARGGGVGRALLRAALDEARRQGARRITLRVLGHNTPARRLYETEGFVVEGILPEEFLLDGRYVDDVFMGRSL is encoded by the coding sequence GTGGCGCGCATGCCAGTCCCGCACATACGTCACGCCACCCTCGCCGACGAGGAACCGCTGGGCCGCCTCGACCGGGTCACCTGGTCCGCGCTGCACTCCGTGGGACCGCGGCCCCGACCGCCGTACGAACCCTTCTACACCGAGAGGTTCGGTCCGCGGGACCATCTCGTCGCCGAACTGGACGGCACCGTCGTCGGCTACCTCCGCCTCGGCCACCCCACCCCGCTCGTCAGCAACGCCCATGTCCGCCAGATCCTGGGCTTCGTCGTCGCCGAGGAGGCCCGCGGCGGCGGGGTCGGCCGGGCCCTGCTGCGGGCCGCGCTGGACGAGGCGCGACGGCAGGGAGCGCGCCGGATCACCCTGCGCGTGCTGGGACACAACACACCCGCCCGCCGGCTCTACGAGACCGAGGGCTTCGTGGTGGAGGGGATCCTGCCGGAGGAGTTCCTGCTGGACGGCCGCTACGTGGACGACGTGTTCATGGGGCGCAGTCTCTGA
- the sucB gene encoding 2-oxoglutarate dehydrogenase, E2 component, dihydrolipoamide succinyltransferase: protein MAVSVTLPALGESVTEGTVTRWLKAEGERVEADEPLLEVSTDKVDTEIPSPAAGVLASIKVAEDETVEVGAELAVIDDGTGAPAAAPAPAAEEVAPPAPEPAPAAQPSTEQAAPAPAPTAEAASGGGSAEGTDVVLPALGESVTEGTVTRWLKEVGEEVAEDEPLLEVSTDKVDTEIPAPVAGVLLEIVVGEDETAEVGAKLAVIGVAGSAPAAAPAPAAPAPAAEAPAPAPAPAPAAPAAPAAPAPQAPPAPAPAPQQTAPAPAPAPAAPAPAPAASAPAPAPAATSGDDGAYVTPLVRKLAAEHGVDLSTIKGTGVGGRIRKQDVTAAAEAAKAAAAAPAPAAAPAAAKKAPTLETSPLRGQTVKMPRIRKVIGDNMVKALHEQAQLSSVVEVDVTRLMKLRARAKDAFAAREGVKLSPMPFFVKAAAQALKAHAPVNARINVDEGTITYFDTENIGIAVDSEKGLMTPVIKHAGDLNIAGIAKATAELAGKVRANKITPDELSGATFTISNTGSRGALFDTIIVPPGQVAILGIGATVKRPAVIETEEGTVIGVRDMTYLTLSYDHRLVDGADAARYLTAVKAILEAGEFEVELGL, encoded by the coding sequence ATGGCGGTTTCCGTAACCCTTCCGGCGCTCGGCGAGAGCGTCACCGAGGGCACTGTCACCCGCTGGCTGAAGGCAGAGGGTGAGCGCGTCGAGGCCGACGAGCCGTTGCTCGAGGTCTCGACCGACAAGGTCGACACCGAGATCCCCTCGCCCGCCGCCGGCGTCCTGGCCTCCATCAAGGTCGCCGAGGACGAGACCGTCGAGGTCGGCGCCGAGCTGGCCGTCATCGACGACGGCACCGGCGCTCCCGCCGCCGCCCCGGCCCCCGCGGCCGAGGAGGTCGCCCCGCCGGCTCCCGAGCCGGCCCCGGCCGCCCAGCCGTCCACCGAGCAGGCCGCCCCGGCCCCTGCTCCCACCGCCGAGGCCGCCTCCGGCGGCGGCTCCGCCGAGGGCACGGACGTCGTCCTGCCCGCGCTCGGCGAGTCCGTCACCGAGGGCACCGTGACCCGCTGGCTCAAGGAGGTCGGCGAGGAGGTCGCGGAGGACGAGCCTCTGCTGGAGGTCTCCACCGACAAGGTCGACACCGAGATCCCGGCGCCGGTCGCCGGTGTCCTGCTGGAGATCGTGGTCGGCGAGGACGAGACCGCCGAGGTCGGCGCCAAGCTGGCCGTCATCGGCGTCGCGGGCTCGGCTCCGGCCGCTGCCCCGGCTCCCGCCGCTCCGGCCCCGGCCGCCGAGGCCCCGGCACCCGCTCCGGCTCCCGCCCCGGCCGCCCCCGCGGCTCCGGCGGCCCCGGCTCCGCAGGCGCCCCCGGCTCCGGCCCCGGCTCCGCAGCAGACCGCTCCGGCACCCGCCCCGGCTCCGGCCGCTCCTGCTCCGGCGCCCGCCGCGTCCGCCCCGGCCCCGGCACCCGCCGCGACCTCGGGTGACGACGGCGCCTACGTGACCCCGCTGGTGCGCAAGCTCGCCGCCGAGCACGGCGTCGACCTGTCCACCATCAAGGGCACCGGCGTCGGCGGTCGTATCCGCAAGCAGGACGTCACCGCCGCCGCCGAGGCCGCGAAGGCCGCCGCGGCAGCTCCGGCTCCGGCCGCCGCACCGGCCGCCGCGAAGAAGGCTCCGACCCTGGAGACCTCTCCGCTGCGTGGCCAGACCGTCAAGATGCCGCGCATCCGCAAGGTCATCGGCGACAACATGGTCAAGGCGCTGCACGAGCAGGCGCAGCTGTCCTCGGTGGTCGAGGTCGACGTCACCCGCCTGATGAAGCTGCGCGCCCGGGCCAAGGACGCGTTCGCGGCCCGTGAGGGCGTCAAGCTCTCCCCGATGCCGTTCTTCGTCAAGGCCGCGGCCCAGGCGCTGAAGGCGCACGCGCCGGTCAACGCCCGGATCAACGTGGACGAGGGCACGATCACCTACTTCGACACCGAGAACATCGGTATCGCGGTGGACTCCGAGAAGGGCCTGATGACCCCGGTCATCAAGCACGCGGGCGACCTCAACATCGCCGGTATCGCGAAGGCCACGGCGGAGCTGGCCGGCAAGGTCCGCGCCAACAAGATCACGCCCGACGAGCTGTCCGGTGCGACCTTCACCATCTCCAACACCGGTTCGCGCGGTGCGCTCTTCGACACGATCATCGTGCCGCCGGGCCAGGTCGCGATCCTCGGTATCGGTGCCACGGTCAAGCGTCCGGCGGTCATCGAGACGGAGGAGGGCACGGTCATCGGCGTCCGCGACATGACCTACCTGACCCTCTCCTACGACCACCGTCTGGTGGACGGCGCCGACGCGGCCCGTTACCTGACCGCGGTCAAGGCGATCCTGGAGGCGGGCGAGTTCGAGGTCGAGCTCGGCCTGTAG
- a CDS encoding TIGR01777 family oxidoreductase, with protein MQLSRIAVAGASGLIGSALVRSLTADGHRVVRLVRHAPRSEDEVRWDPEAGRVDTAGLAGCDAVVNLAGAGVGDHRWTEEYKTRIRSGRVLGTKALAEAAASLDTPPRVFVNGSAIGFYGETGDRTVDEDAPPGQGFLPELCVEWEGAAAPAEAAGIRTAFVRTGLVVSRGGGAWAKLFPLFKAGLGGRMGDGRQYWSFVSLHDEVAAIRHLLDTDGLSGPFNVTAPQPLTNREITAAMGRVLRRPTLFTVPAPVLNTVLGEMAGDVLGSQRVVPKRLLESGFTFAFPGIEEAIRAGA; from the coding sequence ATGCAACTTTCAAGAATCGCGGTGGCGGGCGCGTCCGGCCTCATCGGCTCGGCGCTGGTGCGGTCCCTGACCGCGGACGGGCACCGGGTCGTACGCCTGGTGCGGCACGCGCCGCGGTCCGAGGACGAGGTCCGGTGGGACCCGGAGGCCGGGCGGGTCGACACGGCGGGCCTCGCCGGCTGCGACGCGGTGGTCAACCTCGCGGGCGCCGGCGTCGGCGACCACCGCTGGACCGAGGAGTACAAGACCCGCATCCGCAGCGGTCGGGTGCTGGGCACGAAGGCCCTCGCCGAGGCCGCCGCCTCGCTCGACACACCGCCGCGTGTCTTCGTGAACGGCAGCGCGATCGGGTTCTACGGCGAGACCGGCGACCGGACGGTCGACGAGGACGCGCCGCCCGGCCAGGGCTTCCTGCCGGAGCTGTGCGTGGAGTGGGAGGGCGCCGCCGCGCCGGCCGAGGCGGCGGGCATCCGGACGGCGTTCGTGCGGACGGGCCTGGTGGTGTCCCGCGGTGGCGGGGCCTGGGCCAAGCTGTTCCCGCTGTTCAAGGCGGGGCTCGGGGGGCGGATGGGCGACGGGCGGCAGTACTGGTCGTTCGTCTCGCTGCACGACGAGGTCGCCGCCATCCGTCATCTCCTCGACACCGACGGGCTGTCCGGGCCGTTCAACGTGACCGCACCGCAGCCGCTGACCAACCGTGAGATCACCGCCGCGATGGGGCGCGTACTGCGCCGGCCGACGCTCTTCACGGTGCCCGCGCCCGTGCTGAACACCGTGCTCGGCGAGATGGCCGGGGATGTGCTGGGCAGCCAACGGGTGGTGCCGAAGCGGCTGTTGGAGTCCGGGTTCACCTTCGCGTTCCCCGGGATCGAGGAGGCGATCCGAGCGGGCGCATGA